In the Brassica napus cultivar Da-Ae chromosome A7, Da-Ae, whole genome shotgun sequence genome, one interval contains:
- the LOC106449763 gene encoding vacuolar protein sorting-associated protein 32 homolog 1-like, translating into MFTRLFRKPKKKETDTLQTLEKLNETLDMLEKKESLLLKRAAQEVERAKEFTRAKNKRAAMQCLKRKRVYEQQVEQLGNYQLRIHDQMIMLEGSKATTETVDALRSGASAMKAMQKATNIHDVDKTMDEINEQTDNMRQIQDALSAPFGSDFDEDELEAELEELESAELEEELIEPVIRPVQNLPEGKQPARPATQKKQTAYEDELAALQADMAL; encoded by the exons ATGTTTACTCGGCTATTCCGTaaaccaaagaagaaggagactgATACTCTCCAAACACTAGAGAAGCTTAATGAG ACTCTTGACATGCTAGAGAAGAAGGAAAGTTTGCTTCTAAAGAGAGCTGCTCAAGAGGTTGAGAGAGCAAAGGAGTTCACCCGTGCCAAGAACAAACGAG CGGCTATGCAATGTTTGAAAAGGAAGAGGGTCTATGAGCAACAAGTTGAACAGCTTGGAAATTACCAGCTCCGTATTCATGATCAA ATGATTATGTTAGAAGGTTCTAAAGCAACAACAGAGACTGTAGATGCTTTGAGGAGTGGTGCCTCTGCGATGAAAGCTATGCAGAAAGCAAC AAACATTCACGATGTTGACAAGACCATGGATGAGATCAATGAGCAAACCGATAACATGCGACAGATCCAGGACGCTTTGTCTGCTCCATTTGGATCTGATTTCGATGAG GATGAATTGGAAGCAGAACTTGAAGAGCTTGAAAGCGCAGAGCTAGAAGAGGAACTTATTGAGCCGGTAATACGACCTGTTCAAAACCTTCCTGAAGGAAAGCAACCGGCTCGTCCTGCAACTCAGAAGAAACAGACCGCTTATGAAGATGAACTGGCTGCCTTACAAGCTGATATGGCCCTCTAA
- the LOC125576695 gene encoding uncharacterized protein LOC125576695: MKVARACPAISHLLFADDSLFFCKANKEECQTILRILKEYETVSGQQINFQKSSIQFGHKIDEATRQELRDILGIQNLGGMGSYLGLPESLGGSKVQVFGFVQERLNKRVNGWTFRFFTKGGKEVIIKSVITALPNHVMSVYRLPKATVKKLTGAVAQFWWSPGGSARGMHWKSWDKVCETKDNGSLGFKDLMDFNTAMLGKQLWRLIEKPNTFFQEFSKDGITGMLHPWNRSDLTLRHMAGRVLLLLDLWTLVDPKDARIIESIPLSRNQIEDKDGWHFTNNGKYSVQSGYQVERVYPDRLKPPVFMAPQWIYLKLSAGKCGVHQR, translated from the exons ATGAAAGTGGCAAGGGCTTGTCCTGCAATCTCTCATCTactatttgcagatgatagttTGTTTTTCTGTAAGGCAAACAAGGAAGAGTGTCAAACTATTCTTAGGATTCTAAAGGAATATGAGACTGTTTCAGGGCAACAGATTAATTTCCAGAAATcgtcaattcaatttggacacaagATTGATGAAGCTACTCGGCAAGAGTTGAGAGATATTTTGGGAATTCAAAATCTAGGGGGAATGGGATCTTATTTAGGCTTGCCGGAAAGTCTGGGTGGCTCTAAGGTACAAGTGTTTGGATTTGTTCAAGAGCGGTTGAATAAAAGGGTTAATGGATGGACCTTCCGTTTTTTTACAAAAGGTGGAAAGGAGGTGATTATTAAATCGGTGATTACGGCCTTaccaaaccatgtgatgtctgtGTATAGGTTACCAAAAGCTACAGTTAAGAAGCTGACGGGTGCTGtagcacaattttggtggagcccaGGAGGTAGTGCAagaggtatgcattggaaatcatgggataaagtgTGTGAAACCAAAGATAATGGTAGTTTGGGCTTTAAGGATCTCATGGATTTTAATACAGCAATGCTTGGTAAGCAACTATGGAGGCTAATTGAGAAACCAAATACTTTTTTTCAAGAGTTTTCAAAggacggtattacaggaatgcttcacccctggaaccgatccgATCTtactctccgtcatatggctggaagAGTATtacttctgctagatctctg GACTCTAGTGGATCCGAAGGATGCAAGAATTATTGAAAGTATCCCTTTAAGTAGGAATCAGATTGAGGATAaggatggatggcattttactaATAATGGAAAATATTCGGTCCAATCAGGTTATCAGGTTGAACGTGTTTACCCTGATAGGTTAAAACCTCCTGTTTTTATGGCCCCACAGTGGATATACTTAAAgctttctgctggaaagtgCGGTGTCCACCAAAGATAA
- the LOC106381735 gene encoding zinc finger CCCH domain-containing protein 20: MMIGETHRAYPTVQIPPWPLNDDLTAVDIYGSPDGGNSMLEALAALQRYLPSNEPDPDSDPELSGPDSAIDTYSCDHFRMYEFKVRRCTRGRSHDWTECPYAHPGEKARRRDPRKYHYSGTACPEFRKGGCKKGDACEFSHGVFECWLHPARYRTQPCKDGGNCRRRVCFFAHSPDQIRVLPNQSPDRVDSFDGVSPIRRAFQFSISPTSGSPPVSPRDDSESSSLFSRSLGSGSVNDVVACMRHLQLNKVKSLPSSYNNQVGCYGSGFGSSRGSLLGPGFRSLPNTPSRPEIGYMDIWDNGLEEEPAMERVESGRELRAKMFEKLSKENCMDRVDPDPYQGSGEAPDVGWVSELVM; encoded by the coding sequence atgatgatTGGAGAAACTCATCGTGCCTATCCAACGGTTCAGATTCCTCCATGGCCACTTAACGACGATCTAACGGCGGTTGATATTTACGGAAGTCCTGACGGCGGAAATAGCATGCTCGAGGCTTTGGCTGCGTTACAGCGTTATCTTCCGTCGAACGAGCCGGATCCGGATTCTGACCCGGAACTGTCGGGTCCAGATTCGGCAATCGATACTTACTCATGCGATCATTTCCGGATGTACGAATTTAAAGTGAGGCGATGCACTCGTGGCCGGAGCCACGACTGGACGGAGTGCCCTTACGCTCATCCCGGAGAGAAAGCTCGCCGTCGTGATCCGAGGAAGTATCATTACTCCGGTACGGCGTGCCCTGAGTTTCGCAAAGGCGGTTGCAAAAAAGGCGACGCGTGTGAGTTCTCTCACGGCGTTTTCGAGTGTTGGCTTCATCCGGCGCGTTATCGGACTCAGCCGTGTAAAGACGGCGGTAACTGTCGCCGTCGTGTTTGTTTCTTCGCTCATTCGCCGGATCAGATCAGGGTTTTGCCGAACCAAAGCCCCGATCGTGTTGATTCTTTCGACGGTGTGTCTCCGATTCGTAGGGCGTTTCAGTTTTCGATTTCTCCGACGTCCGGTTCGCCGCCGGTGAGTCCACGAGACGACTCGGAGTCTTCTTCTTTATTTAGTCGTTCtctcgggtcgggttcggtaaACGACGTCGTCGCGTGTATGAGGCATTTGCAGCTTAATAAAGTGAAGTCTCTTCCTTCCTCTTACAACAATCAAGTCGGATGCTACGGATCCGGGTTCGGATCGTCACGTGGATCACTCTTGGGTCCCGGGTTTCGGAGCCTACCAAATACCCCGTCCCGACCGGAGATCGGGTATATGGACATTTGGGATAATGGTTTGGAGGAAGAACCGGCGATGGAGCGGGTCGAGTCGGGTCGTGAACTGCGAGCGAAGATGTTCGAGAAGCTCAGCAAGGAAAACTGCATGGATCGGGTTGACCCGGATCCGTATCAGGGTTCAGGTGAAGCTCCTGATGTCGGGTGGGTCTCTGAACTGGTGATGTGA